Within the Dechloromonas denitrificans genome, the region GTGCGGGCTCTGCACCAGCCTCCCGTAACGGCATCTCTCGATACGGCACAGTGGGATTTGTTGATACGCCAGGCGCGCCGGGCCAATTTGCTCGGCAAACTGGCTTTTCACCTCTTGCCCGAAAGTCTGGCGCTCGTGCCAAAATCGCCGCAAGCGCATCTCGTTTCCGCATTAAAGATGGCTGACCGCCAGGATCTGGCTATTCGCTGGGAGGTCTCATGTATCTCGGAGGCCTTGCTGGGTAGTGGCGTGAAAGTCATTTTGCTCAAGGGCGCTGCCTATGTCATGGCTGGTTTGCCGACATCACGCGGACGCACGTTCTCGGATGTGGACATTCTGGTTCCCAAGGAGCGGATCTGCGAAGTTGAAAGTGCCTTGATGATTCACGGCTGGCAGGGCTCGCATCACGACCAGTACGATCAGCGCTATTACCGGGAATGGATGCATGAAATCCCCCCCATGCTACATGTCCGGCGAGGAACGAATATCGACGTTCATCACACAATCCTGCCGGAAACAGCCCGCATCAAGGTCAATACCGCCGCACTTCTTGAAGACCCCCTGCCGATCGCCGGATTCGACAATATCTTTGTGCTTAAACCTGTCGACATGGTGCTACATAGTGCAACCCATCTTTTCCACGAGGGCGAACTCGATAACGGATTGCGCGATCTTTTCGATCTTGATTCTATGTTCCGTCATTTTGGTGACAAAGATGGTTTCTGGAGCAAGCTGTTG harbors:
- a CDS encoding nucleotidyltransferase family protein, producing the protein MHPTDLVVRALHQPPVTASLDTAQWDLLIRQARRANLLGKLAFHLLPESLALVPKSPQAHLVSALKMADRQDLAIRWEVSCISEALLGSGVKVILLKGAAYVMAGLPTSRGRTFSDVDILVPKERICEVESALMIHGWQGSHHDQYDQRYYREWMHEIPPMLHVRRGTNIDVHHTILPETARIKVNTAALLEDPLPIAGFDNIFVLKPVDMVLHSATHLFHEGELDNGLRDLFDLDSMFRHFGDKDGFWSKLLPRARELGLERPLYYAVFFSAKILDTPFPETLVREIESISPPKVVMWLMRLCYTRVLRPNHASCDSRGSWLARKALYIRSHWIRMPIFMLTRHLAHKAMTRPGKNDAEVSVERQPV